In Arthrobacter alpinus, a single window of DNA contains:
- a CDS encoding hemolysin family protein: MEWILLAAGLLLILGTGFFVAVEFSLVALDQASVQRAVNDGDKAAAPLLRCLKSLSTQLSSCQLGITLTTLLTGFLMEPSLGVLLAAPLEAVGVPELAVSGVALILAMLIATLLSMLIGELVPKNMAIAKSFEIGKAVARPQLVFTAIFKPFIVVLNGFSNKVLNLFGMEAKEEISGARSPSELASLVRRSAEMGTLDEGTATFLSRTLRFSERTAADVMTPRMRVETIESTKSVAEIIDVARRTGYSRFPVIGDSADQILGVVHLKSAVSIPFHKRTGIEVGAIMTDVLRVPETVHLDALILELRGGNLQMAVVQDEYGGTAGVTTLEDLVEEIVGEVSDEHDRIKPGILLAADGTWFFPGLMRPDEVSERIGPLTVPDEAGYETVGGFMMAELGRIAAVGDTVPVQGGSLVVERIERRRIDRIQFIPAPAATESKATDKAGDSQ; this comes from the coding sequence ATGGAATGGATACTCCTAGCAGCAGGCTTGCTGCTCATCCTCGGTACAGGATTCTTTGTAGCCGTTGAATTTTCCCTGGTCGCCCTTGACCAGGCCTCGGTTCAGCGCGCCGTGAACGACGGCGACAAGGCTGCCGCGCCGCTCTTGCGTTGTTTGAAATCGCTCTCCACACAGCTTTCCAGCTGCCAATTGGGGATCACCTTGACCACATTGCTGACGGGTTTCCTTATGGAGCCGTCCCTGGGTGTCTTGCTGGCAGCCCCTCTAGAGGCGGTGGGCGTACCTGAGCTCGCAGTCTCAGGTGTCGCGCTGATCCTGGCCATGTTGATTGCAACCTTGCTCTCCATGCTGATTGGTGAGCTGGTTCCCAAGAATATGGCGATCGCCAAGTCCTTTGAAATTGGCAAGGCTGTAGCCCGTCCCCAGCTCGTCTTTACGGCCATATTCAAGCCCTTCATTGTGGTGTTGAACGGCTTCTCCAACAAGGTCCTGAACCTCTTCGGGATGGAAGCAAAGGAAGAAATTTCCGGAGCGAGGTCCCCATCGGAGCTGGCGTCACTGGTGCGCCGATCCGCGGAAATGGGAACCCTTGATGAGGGGACCGCTACCTTCTTGTCGCGGACCCTGCGCTTTTCCGAGCGCACGGCAGCCGATGTCATGACCCCGCGCATGCGTGTTGAAACCATCGAAAGCACCAAATCTGTGGCCGAAATTATTGACGTTGCCCGGCGGACCGGATACTCCAGATTCCCGGTTATTGGTGATTCGGCCGATCAGATTTTGGGCGTTGTGCACCTGAAAAGTGCTGTCTCCATCCCGTTCCACAAGCGCACGGGAATCGAGGTGGGTGCCATCATGACAGACGTTCTGCGCGTGCCCGAGACCGTCCATCTGGATGCCTTGATCCTTGAACTGCGTGGAGGAAATCTGCAAATGGCCGTGGTCCAGGACGAATACGGTGGAACGGCCGGCGTCACCACGCTGGAAGACCTCGTTGAGGAGATCGTCGGCGAGGTCTCCGATGAGCACGATCGCATCAAACCCGGAATTCTGTTGGCCGCCGATGGCACCTGGTTCTTCCCTGGCCTGATGCGCCCCGACGAGGTCTCCGAACGCATCGGCCCGCTCACCGTCCCCGATGAGGCCGGCTATGAAACCGTGGGTGGCTTCATGATGGCCGAGTTGGGTCGCATTGCGGCCGTGGGTGACACCGTCCCCGTTCAGGGTGGATCCCTTGTGGTGGAAAGAATTGAACGACGCCGAATTGACCGGATTCAGTTCATTCCGGCTCCTGCTGCGACGGAATCGAAGGCAACGGACAAAGCAGGTGATTCCCAGTGA
- a CDS encoding flavin reductase family protein, with translation MTVQVQAPRLTSDFKAAFGGHPAGVAIIAAESDTGPVGITASSVASVSAEPPLLAFSLAANSGSAAALAAADSVVVHLLTAADRDLARIFADSRSERFTDAMAWSRMETGEPLLVHGGYSLRCTVLSRTPAGGSLLLAAEVIEIISPDAVGAPMVYHSRSFHWLGEHSVLGA, from the coding sequence ATGACTGTGCAGGTTCAGGCGCCCCGGCTGACGAGTGATTTCAAGGCAGCTTTTGGCGGGCATCCGGCCGGTGTGGCCATCATTGCCGCAGAATCGGACACTGGACCTGTCGGCATCACAGCCTCATCGGTGGCATCAGTGTCTGCCGAACCGCCGTTGTTGGCATTCTCCCTTGCGGCCAACAGCGGATCTGCGGCCGCCCTTGCTGCGGCCGACTCCGTGGTGGTGCACCTGCTGACTGCTGCAGACCGTGACTTGGCGCGGATCTTTGCAGACTCACGATCAGAACGCTTTACCGATGCCATGGCGTGGTCGCGCATGGAAACGGGAGAACCGTTGCTCGTTCACGGTGGATATTCCTTGCGGTGCACGGTTCTTAGCCGCACACCGGCCGGTGGATCTTTGCTGCTGGCAGCTGAAGTCATTGAGATTATTTCTCCGGATGCCGTCGGTGCGCCCATGGTTTATCACAGCCGGTCCTTCCACTGGCTCGGGGAACACAGCGTTCTCGGGGCATGA
- the uidB gene encoding glucuronide transporter gives MTQKQSSQGTEAPATGVLSKISVLGYGAGDAANNLAFTTATMFLLVYYTDVAGISAAAAGTLLLVVRIFDAFADVLAGRMVDRTYHKKLGKFRPYIMFGSVPLLLLSVATFSIPQIGESGMLLWAYLSYALLGLAYSFVNIPYGSLAGAMTQNSGERAKLASARTIGAVAVGSFLGIFIAPLMKGGENLQPLFTTLTVIFAVVGTGLYMFTVFSTKERVVREVSKVSMKQSIETLKGNKPLLLLCISSFLFLTGQLALGTVQIYYFRDVLHSLGLYALMSIINIVLTFGMAAILPRLVRAAGKKNIYMGGALLMAIGGLTVFLAPSSMVWLAFTGVVITQVGLLLVSMLVWALEADTVEYGEWKTGIRTEGITYALFSFTRKTGQAVGGALAAFALAWGGYTAGAAQQTEHAILGIRAGAGLLPMVFALLALLVMIVYPLTDAKHKEIVAHISERRAARLEEALDRRDSDDNA, from the coding sequence ATGACACAAAAGCAATCCAGCCAGGGCACGGAAGCGCCGGCCACGGGCGTTCTGTCCAAGATCAGCGTTTTGGGCTACGGCGCCGGTGACGCCGCCAATAACCTGGCCTTCACAACAGCCACCATGTTCCTTTTGGTCTACTACACGGACGTAGCAGGCATCAGCGCCGCAGCAGCGGGCACACTGTTGCTCGTGGTTCGAATCTTCGACGCCTTCGCAGACGTCCTCGCCGGCCGCATGGTGGACCGGACGTATCACAAGAAACTTGGCAAGTTCCGCCCGTACATCATGTTCGGCTCCGTGCCGCTGCTTCTGCTCAGCGTTGCCACCTTCTCCATTCCCCAGATCGGGGAATCGGGCATGTTGCTGTGGGCCTACCTCAGCTACGCATTGCTTGGCCTGGCCTACAGCTTCGTGAACATCCCCTACGGATCCCTCGCCGGGGCCATGACTCAGAACTCCGGTGAGCGCGCCAAATTGGCCAGCGCCCGCACCATCGGCGCCGTCGCCGTGGGCTCCTTCCTGGGCATCTTCATCGCTCCCTTGATGAAGGGCGGGGAAAACCTCCAGCCGCTGTTCACCACACTGACAGTCATTTTCGCCGTCGTGGGAACCGGACTGTACATGTTCACCGTCTTCTCCACCAAGGAGCGCGTGGTCCGCGAAGTCTCCAAGGTTTCCATGAAGCAGAGCATCGAAACACTCAAGGGCAACAAGCCCCTGCTGCTGCTGTGCATTAGCTCGTTCCTGTTCCTGACCGGCCAGCTGGCACTGGGAACTGTTCAGATCTACTACTTCCGCGACGTTCTGCACTCCCTGGGCCTCTACGCGCTCATGTCCATCATCAACATCGTCCTCACCTTCGGCATGGCCGCCATCCTGCCGCGCCTGGTGCGGGCCGCGGGCAAGAAGAACATTTACATGGGTGGCGCGCTGCTCATGGCCATCGGTGGCCTCACCGTGTTCCTCGCACCCAGCTCCATGGTGTGGCTCGCTTTCACCGGCGTCGTCATCACCCAGGTGGGCCTGCTGCTGGTCAGCATGCTGGTTTGGGCCCTTGAGGCTGACACCGTTGAATACGGCGAGTGGAAGACTGGCATCCGCACCGAAGGAATCACCTACGCGTTGTTCTCCTTCACCCGCAAGACCGGCCAGGCCGTTGGTGGTGCATTGGCCGCCTTTGCTCTCGCCTGGGGCGGATACACCGCCGGTGCCGCCCAGCAAACGGAACATGCAATCCTCGGCATCCGTGCCGGCGCCGGCCTGCTGCCGATGGTCTTCGCGCTCCTTGCCCTGCTGGTCATGATCGTTTACCCCTTGACGGACGCCAAGCACAAGGAAATTGTTGCCCACATTAGCGAGCGCCGCGCAGCCCGTCTTGAGGAAGCTCTTGACCGCCGTGACTCGGACGACAACGCTTAG
- a CDS encoding hemolysin family protein, producing MNAWAGIAWLVVLLFGNAFFVAAEFAVMTARRSQIEPLAEAGSKRAKVTLGAMENVSLMLACSQLGITVCSLLILNVAEPAIHHLLAEPLHAVGLEENIAAPVAFVVTLALVTFLHVTFGEMVPKNMSVSAADKAALLLAPPLVLVSKVVRPVIVVLNWCANHIVRWFGIEPQDEVSSSFTLQEVQSIVEESTRSGLVDDQTGLITGALEFSSQTAGGIMVPLDALVTLPTEATPVDFEHKVGKTGFSRFVFADAEGNLMGYLHLKDVLRIPTERYQLPIGEGRVRSMVNIASTEEIEDVLAAMQRSGSHMARVIDANEQTVGVLFLEDVIEQLVGEIRDATQTHIQERKRA from the coding sequence GTGAACGCCTGGGCCGGAATTGCGTGGCTGGTGGTGTTGTTGTTCGGAAACGCCTTCTTCGTGGCGGCAGAATTTGCTGTTATGACGGCCCGACGCAGCCAAATTGAACCCCTGGCCGAGGCCGGTTCCAAGCGAGCCAAGGTCACCTTGGGCGCCATGGAAAACGTCTCGCTCATGCTTGCCTGCTCGCAATTGGGAATCACGGTGTGTTCACTGTTGATCTTGAATGTGGCAGAGCCGGCGATTCACCACCTATTGGCAGAGCCTCTGCATGCCGTTGGGCTGGAAGAGAACATTGCGGCTCCCGTGGCGTTCGTCGTCACACTGGCCCTCGTGACGTTCCTGCACGTGACGTTCGGTGAAATGGTGCCGAAAAACATGAGCGTTTCAGCTGCCGACAAGGCGGCGCTGTTGTTGGCGCCACCCCTGGTGCTGGTCAGCAAGGTGGTTCGCCCCGTCATTGTGGTGCTGAACTGGTGTGCCAACCACATTGTGCGCTGGTTTGGCATTGAGCCCCAGGACGAAGTCTCTTCATCGTTCACCTTGCAAGAGGTTCAGTCGATCGTTGAAGAATCAACTCGGAGCGGACTCGTGGATGACCAAACAGGTCTCATCACGGGCGCCTTGGAGTTCTCATCCCAGACCGCCGGCGGGATCATGGTTCCGCTGGATGCCCTGGTCACCTTGCCCACCGAGGCCACACCCGTGGACTTTGAGCACAAGGTGGGCAAGACCGGATTTTCCCGGTTCGTGTTTGCTGATGCCGAAGGCAATCTCATGGGCTACCTCCACCTGAAGGACGTGCTGCGGATCCCCACCGAGCGCTACCAGCTGCCTATTGGTGAGGGCCGCGTGCGATCCATGGTCAATATTGCCTCCACGGAGGAAATTGAAGACGTGTTGGCTGCCATGCAGCGCTCGGGTTCCCACATGGCTCGCGTGATTGACGCCAATGAACAGACCGTGGGCGTGCTTTTCCTGGAAGATGTGATTGAGCAGTTGGTGGGCGAAATTCGGGACGCCACACAGACTCATATTCAGGAGCGCAAACGCGCTTGA
- the soxR gene encoding redox-sensitive transcriptional activator SoxR — MTDTPDAGPGHRAQELLSVGQVAQRGGVSVSALHFYERQGLIFSTRTSGNQRRYARSELRRVAVIRAAQRAGIPLSLVASVFEELPDHGVPSQSDWQRLSQHWQAELTARIDALEKLRGSLGGCIGCGCLSLAECGFVNPEDQVAGEGPGARAFDGTNLQLP; from the coding sequence GTGACTGACACGCCCGACGCCGGGCCCGGGCACCGCGCACAGGAACTGTTGAGCGTGGGCCAGGTTGCGCAGCGGGGAGGCGTCAGTGTCTCGGCGCTGCACTTTTACGAACGCCAGGGCCTGATTTTTAGCACCCGGACCTCAGGCAACCAGAGGCGCTATGCCCGCTCAGAGCTGCGTCGCGTCGCCGTCATCAGGGCCGCCCAAAGGGCAGGCATTCCGCTCTCGCTGGTTGCCTCTGTCTTTGAGGAGCTGCCAGATCATGGCGTGCCAAGTCAATCCGACTGGCAACGCTTGTCCCAACATTGGCAAGCCGAGCTTACTGCTCGAATCGATGCCTTGGAGAAGCTTCGTGGAAGTTTGGGTGGCTGCATTGGATGCGGTTGTCTCTCGCTGGCCGAATGTGGCTTTGTGAATCCCGAAGACCAGGTGGCCGGAGAGGGGCCGGGTGCGCGGGCCTTCGATGGTACGAACCTCCAATTGCCGTGA
- a CDS encoding gluconokinase, translating into MTTPNATPESAAPHSESPKSPATRVVVMGVSGAGKSTIGTLVADAMNFPFVDADSLHPLENIRKMAAGTPLNDEDRWPWLDLVGHELATTRGKGIVVACSALKRRYRDAIRAQAPDTIFLHLEGSLEVLSSRLEGRSGHFMPPNLLASQLDALEPMEADEAAVVIDIAASMNEILDAAVAGIRQVSGD; encoded by the coding sequence ATGACTACCCCTAACGCCACCCCTGAATCTGCTGCGCCACATTCCGAATCACCCAAGTCACCTGCAACGCGTGTTGTGGTCATGGGTGTCTCCGGAGCTGGCAAGAGCACCATTGGCACGCTCGTGGCCGATGCCATGAACTTCCCGTTTGTCGATGCCGATTCGCTTCACCCGTTGGAAAACATCCGCAAGATGGCCGCTGGCACACCCCTGAATGATGAAGACCGTTGGCCGTGGCTGGACCTGGTGGGCCACGAGCTGGCCACAACGCGGGGCAAGGGCATTGTGGTTGCCTGTTCGGCGCTCAAGCGGCGCTACCGCGATGCGATCCGCGCCCAGGCCCCGGACACGATCTTCTTGCACCTCGAAGGATCCCTTGAGGTGCTCAGCTCCCGGCTCGAGGGCCGCTCCGGCCACTTCATGCCGCCCAACCTCCTGGCGTCGCAGCTTGATGCTCTTGAGCCGATGGAAGCAGACGAGGCAGCTGTTGTCATCGACATTGCCGCCAGCATGAATGAAATTCTCGACGCCGCAGTTGCCGGAATCCGCCAAGTCTCCGGTGACTGA
- the manD gene encoding D-mannonate dehydratase ManD, producing MKIVSAEVFVTSPSRNFVTLKVTTDEGVVGIGDATLNGRELAVAAYLKEHVAQLLIGKDPHRIEDTWQFLYRSSYWRRGPVTMAAIAAVDMALWDIKGKIAGLPVYQLLGGASRNGLRAYGHASGSDLPQLFDSVREHLELGYKSIRIQTAVPGIKAVYGVAAQAQASGERYDYEPAGRGAHPQEEDWDTRAYLRHLPTVFEAVRNEFGPEIPLLHDGHHRMTPIQAAKLGKSLEPYDLFWLEDCTPAENQEALRLVRSHTTTPLAIGEIFNTVYDFQTLIKEQLIDYVRAASTHFGGISPLKKVMDYAAQYQIKSGFHGPTDISPIGFAAQLHVGLAIHNYGIQEYMQHSDATNEVFQQSMTFKDGYLHPGDAPGIGVEFNEEAAKAFPYQQAYLPYNRLVDGTVHDW from the coding sequence GTGAAAATCGTTTCCGCGGAAGTATTTGTCACCAGTCCCAGCCGTAACTTCGTGACCTTGAAGGTCACTACCGATGAGGGTGTTGTGGGTATCGGGGACGCTACCTTGAACGGGCGTGAGCTCGCCGTGGCCGCGTACCTGAAGGAGCATGTTGCCCAGCTGCTGATCGGCAAGGATCCGCACCGGATCGAGGATACCTGGCAGTTCCTGTACCGCAGCTCGTACTGGCGCCGTGGCCCGGTCACGATGGCCGCGATTGCCGCCGTGGACATGGCCCTGTGGGACATCAAGGGCAAGATTGCCGGCCTGCCGGTGTACCAGCTCCTTGGTGGTGCCTCCCGCAATGGTTTGCGCGCCTACGGTCACGCGTCCGGTTCGGACCTGCCGCAGCTTTTCGATTCGGTCCGTGAGCACCTGGAGTTGGGTTACAAGTCCATCCGTATCCAGACCGCTGTCCCGGGTATCAAGGCCGTCTATGGTGTTGCTGCCCAGGCGCAGGCCTCGGGGGAGCGTTACGATTACGAGCCCGCAGGCCGTGGCGCCCACCCGCAGGAGGAAGACTGGGACACCCGGGCTTACCTGCGTCACCTGCCCACCGTGTTCGAGGCTGTCCGCAACGAGTTCGGTCCCGAGATCCCGCTGCTGCATGACGGCCACCACCGCATGACCCCGATTCAGGCCGCGAAGCTGGGCAAGTCCCTGGAACCGTATGATCTGTTCTGGTTGGAGGACTGCACCCCGGCGGAAAACCAGGAGGCGCTGCGTCTGGTCCGTTCACACACCACCACCCCGCTGGCCATCGGTGAAATTTTCAACACGGTCTATGACTTCCAGACGTTGATCAAGGAACAGCTCATCGATTACGTCCGTGCCGCCTCGACTCACTTCGGTGGCATCTCGCCGTTGAAGAAGGTCATGGACTATGCCGCGCAGTACCAGATCAAGTCCGGTTTCCACGGGCCCACGGATATTTCCCCGATCGGGTTCGCCGCCCAGTTGCATGTGGGCCTGGCCATCCATAACTACGGCATCCAGGAATACATGCAGCACTCTGATGCCACCAATGAGGTCTTCCAGCAGTCCATGACGTTCAAGGACGGCTACCTGCACCCCGGGGATGCTCCCGGCATCGGTGTGGAATTCAACGAGGAAGCCGCCAAAGCGTTCCCGTACCAGCAGGCCTACCTGCCCTACAACCGCCTCGTCGACGGAACGGTCCACGACTGGTGA